The Papaver somniferum cultivar HN1 chromosome 3, ASM357369v1, whole genome shotgun sequence genome includes a region encoding these proteins:
- the LOC113358369 gene encoding flowering-promoting factor 1-like → MSGVWVFKQNGVIRLVENPATSKVLVHVPTNQKIRSYSQLERILTALGWERYYDDADLLQFHKRNSIDLISLPNDFSKFKSTHMYDIVVKVPDTFHVRDT, encoded by the coding sequence ATGTCAGGAGTTTGGGTATTCAAGCAAAATGGTGTAATTCGTCTAGTCGAAAATCCGGCTACTAGCAAGGTACTTGTTCATGTACCGACGAATCAAAAGATAAGATCTTATTCTCAGCTGGAACGAATTTTAACCGCTTTAGGTTGGGAAAGGTACTACGATGATGCCGATCTTCTCCAATTTCACAAAAGAAATTCGATTGATCTGATCTCTCTACCTAATGACTTTTCCAAGTTCAAATCGACACATATGTATGATATCGTAGTCAAGGTCCCTGATACCTTTCATGTCCGTGACACGTAA